In a single window of the bacterium BMS3Abin14 genome:
- the trmJ_1 gene encoding tRNA (cytidine/uridine-2'-O-)-methyltransferase TrmJ, producing MDGRKMSLQYLDRITIILHRPATPENIGSVTRAMANTGFSRLIISSPETEDWRTAGKVAVSAAGILENAPKCASLSEALSMAAPGFIVGTTGRDRKYWDPVEIIEAAPAILSRAAFTDIALLFGPENTGLSNGELTLCQMVVTIPSAGSLSSYNLSHAVILTLFQIMMAAAPDKENPHQTPASFNSLEGMYTHVEETLTKADFLWEDNPDHMMHAVRSFINRATPTEEEVKMVRGVCRKLLWQMRDR from the coding sequence GTGGACGGCCGCAAAATGAGCCTTCAATATCTCGATAGGATAACGATTATTCTTCACCGCCCCGCGACCCCCGAAAATATAGGGTCCGTGACGAGGGCCATGGCGAACACCGGCTTTTCAAGGCTTATTATTTCCTCCCCCGAAACCGAGGACTGGCGTACAGCGGGAAAAGTTGCCGTTTCAGCCGCCGGGATCCTTGAAAATGCCCCAAAATGCGCCTCCCTGAGCGAGGCCCTTTCCATGGCCGCACCCGGTTTCATCGTGGGAACAACCGGAAGGGACAGGAAGTACTGGGACCCCGTAGAGATTATCGAGGCTGCCCCTGCAATCCTCTCCCGAGCAGCATTTACCGACATTGCCCTCCTGTTCGGCCCTGAAAACACAGGGCTTTCCAACGGGGAGCTCACATTATGCCAGATGGTTGTGACCATCCCTTCAGCAGGCAGCCTTTCAAGCTACAACCTTTCCCACGCCGTCATATTAACCCTTTTTCAGATCATGATGGCCGCTGCCCCTGATAAGGAGAATCCACATCAGACACCGGCCTCCTTCAATTCCCTGGAGGGGATGTACACGCATGTCGAGGAGACCCTTACGAAAGCAGATTTTCTGTGGGAAGACAACCCCGACCACATGATGCATGCGGTGAGGTCCTTTATCAACAGGGCAACCCCCACAGAAGAAGAGGTAAAGATGGTCAGGGGGGTCTGCAGGAAATTGCTTTGGCAAATGCGGGACCGCTAA
- the ycgJ_1 gene encoding putative methyltransferase YcgJ has translation MAKFSDSNWADSEFSREYLDNAEAYVPFRGVMIDLVRSHCAHFVDGPGKVRLLDLGCGDGIITRAVSTGIQDLEATLVDGSQDMLNLASERLSGRKGFSFQRASFQELGGGDFPQGPFDLVVSSLAIHHLDFAEKRNLFSDIFGWLRRGGRFINLDSILGPSPDLEDWYMALWKEWIDQRRAEGKTDRDFSDIIRRYKENPDNRPDTLLSQMDVLEKIGFEQVDCFYKLGPFAVFGGRKPDR, from the coding sequence ATGGCGAAATTTTCCGATTCGAACTGGGCTGATTCTGAATTTTCCAGGGAATACCTGGACAATGCGGAGGCCTACGTGCCGTTCAGGGGGGTCATGATCGATCTCGTGAGGTCCCACTGCGCACATTTTGTTGATGGTCCAGGCAAGGTCAGGCTCCTCGACCTGGGTTGCGGGGACGGGATCATCACCCGGGCCGTTTCCACCGGCATACAGGATCTGGAGGCCACCCTGGTCGACGGATCACAGGACATGCTCAACCTGGCCTCGGAGCGGCTCTCCGGCCGAAAGGGTTTCTCCTTTCAAAGGGCAAGTTTTCAGGAGCTTGGGGGCGGAGACTTTCCGCAGGGTCCCTTCGATCTCGTGGTATCTTCCCTGGCCATTCATCACCTTGATTTTGCGGAGAAAAGGAACCTGTTTAGCGACATTTTCGGCTGGCTGCGCCGGGGAGGGCGTTTCATCAACCTTGACTCCATTCTCGGGCCTTCCCCCGACCTGGAGGACTGGTACATGGCTCTCTGGAAGGAATGGATCGATCAGAGAAGGGCCGAGGGGAAAACAGACCGGGATTTTTCCGACATCATCAGGCGGTACAAGGAGAACCCGGACAACCGTCCAGACACCCTCCTTTCCCAGATGGACGTTCTAGAGAAAATCGGTTTCGAGCAAGTGGACTGTTTCTATAAATTGGGTCCTTTCGCCGTCTTCGGCGGCCGGAAGCCGGATAGGTGA
- a CDS encoding bifunctional NMN adenylyltransferase/Nudix hydrolase produces the protein MTCGRKHRNPSPTVDTVIRLDGGGVVLIKRKNPPSGWALPGGFVDYGETVEHAAVREAKEETGLEVELVRLLGVYSDPTRDSRQHTISTVFVARASGTPMGGDDAAEAAVFNENDLPAEIAFDHRKILEDYFSTK, from the coding sequence TTGACCTGCGGCAGGAAGCACAGGAACCCTTCCCCTACCGTGGACACCGTCATTCGACTCGACGGAGGCGGGGTTGTCCTCATAAAGAGGAAGAATCCCCCCTCGGGCTGGGCTCTGCCCGGAGGGTTCGTCGATTATGGAGAGACGGTAGAACATGCTGCTGTCCGTGAGGCGAAGGAGGAGACGGGACTGGAGGTCGAACTGGTACGTCTCCTGGGCGTCTATTCCGACCCGACCCGGGATTCCAGACAGCACACCATCTCCACGGTTTTCGTGGCCAGGGCCTCTGGAACCCCGATGGGGGGAGACGATGCCGCCGAGGCCGCAGTGTTCAACGAAAACGACCTGCCGGCTGAGATAGCCTTCGATCACCGGAAAATTCTCGAGGATTATTTTTCAACGAAATAA
- the resA_1 gene encoding thiol-disulfide oxidoreductase ResA, giving the protein MKRRVSFLAVGAWLLCGVIFLGSALPATAATIMVGEKAPLFTTRTLDGKTFNLKDDIGKKVILLNFWSVFCRDCLSRIEALNKIHDLFQTRNFELLGIAGDPPTEKMLKKVSHYAVRMHYPVILDPDLEIYQSYGVEIIPFAVLIDIDGNVVMAIESLDPGPLKQISDAINRLTKR; this is encoded by the coding sequence ATGAAAAGAAGAGTTAGTTTTCTCGCAGTGGGCGCTTGGTTGTTGTGTGGCGTGATTTTTCTGGGGTCTGCTTTGCCTGCCACTGCGGCGACCATTATGGTAGGCGAGAAAGCTCCCCTGTTCACCACCAGGACACTGGACGGAAAGACGTTTAACCTGAAGGACGATATCGGCAAAAAGGTTATTCTCCTGAACTTCTGGTCAGTGTTCTGCCGGGATTGTCTCAGCAGAATTGAGGCGTTAAACAAGATTCACGATCTTTTCCAGACAAGAAATTTTGAACTTCTGGGTATTGCCGGTGATCCTCCAACGGAAAAGATGCTCAAAAAGGTAAGTCACTACGCTGTCAGGATGCACTATCCGGTGATCCTCGATCCGGACCTCGAAATTTATCAGAGTTACGGTGTGGAGATCATTCCATTTGCTGTCCTGATCGATATTGACGGGAATGTAGTCATGGCCATCGAAAGCCTCGATCCGGGACCGCTCAAACAAATTTCCGATGCCATCAATCGTTTGACAAAACGGTAG
- the trmJ_2 gene encoding tRNA (cytidine/uridine-2'-O-)-methyltransferase TrmJ, with amino-acid sequence MGSDSPLGRIHVVLNRPRYGGNIGSVARAVKNMGLGGLVIAGADDYMESEARMMAASAGDVLESARVCDSLEEAVLPYSVVLGVSRRVKSSRRRIMDPREAARFVIRELDNGKIALVFGPEDSGLSAVELGMCHGIVSIPAAADYPSLNLSQAVMVLAYELRMNLSESERKVRLFGGPSVDEFQSMLKQVESVLESTGFTINNPVTQVMVHLREILAGGVKTSQDARIVRGIFRRIAWALENGGTEGDDHEKKS; translated from the coding sequence ATGGGATCGGATAGTCCTCTGGGAAGAATCCACGTTGTTTTGAATCGTCCTCGCTATGGGGGGAACATCGGCTCGGTTGCAAGGGCGGTCAAGAATATGGGCCTCGGGGGGTTGGTGATCGCAGGCGCTGACGACTACATGGAGTCCGAAGCGCGGATGATGGCGGCATCGGCCGGTGATGTTCTCGAGTCGGCCAGGGTTTGCGATAGTCTGGAAGAGGCTGTTTTGCCCTATTCTGTTGTTCTGGGGGTTTCCCGCAGGGTAAAGAGCAGCCGCCGCAGGATCATGGACCCAAGGGAAGCCGCGCGGTTTGTCATTCGTGAGTTGGATAACGGGAAGATCGCCCTCGTATTCGGGCCCGAGGATTCCGGCCTTTCGGCGGTGGAGTTGGGTATGTGCCATGGGATCGTGTCGATCCCGGCCGCCGCCGATTATCCGTCTCTGAACCTCTCTCAGGCGGTAATGGTGCTGGCCTACGAATTGAGAATGAATCTGTCGGAATCCGAACGGAAGGTCAGATTGTTCGGGGGGCCATCCGTTGACGAGTTTCAGTCGATGCTGAAGCAGGTAGAATCCGTCCTGGAAAGCACGGGGTTCACAATCAATAACCCTGTGACCCAGGTCATGGTGCATTTGAGGGAGATCCTGGCCGGGGGCGTAAAAACATCGCAGGATGCCAGAATAGTCAGAGGTATATTCAGGCGGATCGCGTGGGCTCTTGAAAACGGGGGGACAGAGGGGGATGACCATGAAAAGAAGAGTTAG
- a CDS encoding cytochrome b5-like Heme/Steroid binding domain protein, with product MKTFSVEDLAQFDGKDGRPAYVAYMGKVYDMTGTTESDHGDHFGHPFGVDLTVEMDEAPHDDNPLFDLPVVGIFQPVAKPR from the coding sequence ATGAAGACCTTTTCAGTAGAAGATCTTGCCCAATTTGACGGAAAGGACGGCCGTCCGGCGTACGTGGCCTACATGGGGAAAGTCTACGATATGACCGGCACAACCGAATCCGATCATGGCGATCATTTCGGCCATCCGTTTGGTGTGGACCTGACAGTGGAAATGGATGAAGCTCCCCACGATGACAATCCCCTGTTCGACCTTCCCGTTGTGGGAATCTTTCAGCCGGTGGCGAAGCCGCGGTAA
- the trpA gene encoding tryptophan synthase alpha chain translates to MKRLGDVFSRGRKALVIFLTAGFPGPGPDVELARAVLDAGADILELGFPFSDPLADGPLIEKASGMSLAAGTTLQKTMELAGRLRRDNAQVPIILMGYANPVFHMGYREFAARAKDVGVDGAIIPDLPLEEGLPLRNELAAGKMALIPMAAPNTPAERLNEILRTGSGFLYMVSMAGLTGDVFQANAPWRQLASTARKDGRLPVCVGFGIRNGQDAARAAEAADGVIVGSAVTAKILESGDQKTAIRNVANLVNELRAGLDSVT, encoded by the coding sequence GTGAAACGGCTTGGTGATGTCTTTTCCAGAGGACGAAAGGCGCTCGTTATCTTCCTTACCGCCGGTTTTCCCGGTCCCGGCCCGGATGTGGAACTTGCCCGCGCGGTCCTGGATGCCGGAGCGGATATCCTGGAACTGGGATTTCCCTTTTCCGACCCGTTGGCCGACGGTCCCCTGATCGAAAAGGCGTCGGGGATGTCCCTGGCCGCCGGAACGACACTGCAAAAGACCATGGAGTTGGCAGGGCGTCTTAGAAGGGACAATGCCCAGGTGCCCATCATCCTCATGGGTTACGCCAACCCGGTATTTCACATGGGATACAGGGAGTTTGCCGCACGGGCAAAGGATGTGGGGGTGGACGGGGCTATAATCCCGGATCTTCCACTGGAGGAAGGTCTGCCCCTGAGGAATGAGCTTGCCGCCGGCAAGATGGCCCTCATACCCATGGCCGCTCCCAATACACCGGCGGAAAGGCTAAACGAGATCTTGAGGACCGGCTCAGGGTTCCTTTACATGGTCTCCATGGCCGGCCTGACGGGAGACGTGTTCCAGGCCAACGCCCCGTGGCGGCAGTTGGCATCGACAGCCAGAAAAGATGGGAGGCTTCCGGTCTGCGTCGGGTTCGGAATCCGGAATGGACAGGACGCCGCAAGGGCTGCTGAAGCTGCTGACGGCGTGATCGTGGGCAGCGCGGTGACCGCGAAAATCCTTGAATCCGGGGACCAAAAAACCGCTATCAGAAATGTCGCTAATCTGGTAAATGAGCTGAGAGCTGGATTGGATAGCGTTACCTAA
- the trpB_1 gene encoding tryptophan synthase beta chain: protein MLRASLPDARGFFGAFGGRFVPEVLAPAVDELSAAFQKARNDESFKQELAAVMRDFSGRPTPLTTAVRFAGAGHSFVLELKREDLNHTGAHKINNTLGQVMLAVRMGKTRIIAETGAGQHGVATATAAALFGLPCSVYMGVEDIARQAPNVERMRLLGSEVVPVDKGSGTLKDAVNEAMRDWVRHVGYTFYVLGSAVGPHPYPLMVRYFQSVIGVEAREQFMQRYGELPHMLVACVGGGSNAAGLFSPFQDDEVLMVGVEAGGRGMAPGQHGASLGMGSPGIFHGSLSYVLQDDDGQIIPAHSVSAGLDYPGVGPEHSCWKQDGRVAYHSVGDEKALAAARRFTRDEGILPALETAHALAWISENSETLAGKKVLLCLSGRGDKDMEALLEERS from the coding sequence ATGTTGCGTGCTAGCTTGCCCGACGCCAGGGGGTTTTTCGGCGCTTTCGGGGGACGGTTCGTTCCAGAGGTCCTCGCCCCGGCTGTCGATGAATTGAGTGCCGCTTTTCAGAAAGCCCGGAATGATGAGTCGTTCAAGCAGGAGCTCGCCGCTGTCATGCGGGATTTTTCCGGACGTCCGACCCCCCTGACCACCGCGGTGAGGTTCGCCGGGGCGGGGCATTCCTTTGTGCTCGAACTGAAACGGGAGGACCTGAACCACACCGGCGCACACAAGATAAATAATACTCTGGGGCAGGTCATGCTTGCGGTAAGGATGGGGAAAACCCGGATCATCGCGGAGACCGGGGCCGGTCAGCACGGTGTCGCCACCGCCACCGCCGCGGCGCTGTTCGGCCTGCCATGCTCGGTATACATGGGGGTCGAGGACATTGCCAGGCAGGCCCCCAACGTGGAAAGGATGCGGCTTCTGGGCTCCGAGGTTGTGCCAGTGGATAAGGGGTCGGGTACCTTGAAGGACGCGGTCAACGAGGCTATGCGGGATTGGGTAAGACATGTGGGGTACACATTCTACGTCCTGGGCTCGGCGGTTGGCCCCCACCCGTACCCTCTCATGGTCCGTTACTTCCAGTCCGTCATCGGGGTGGAGGCACGCGAACAGTTCATGCAAAGGTATGGGGAACTTCCCCACATGCTGGTTGCCTGTGTGGGAGGCGGGAGCAACGCGGCGGGGCTTTTTTCCCCTTTTCAGGATGATGAAGTTTTAATGGTGGGGGTTGAAGCCGGTGGCAGGGGTATGGCGCCCGGGCAGCACGGCGCCTCGCTGGGCATGGGGAGCCCGGGTATTTTCCACGGAAGCCTCAGCTACGTGCTCCAGGACGACGACGGTCAGATTATCCCGGCCCACTCCGTGTCTGCGGGACTGGATTACCCCGGGGTAGGGCCTGAGCACAGCTGCTGGAAACAGGACGGGCGCGTTGCATACCACAGCGTCGGTGATGAAAAGGCCCTCGCTGCGGCCCGGAGGTTCACAAGGGATGAGGGCATACTCCCGGCTCTCGAGACGGCCCATGCCCTGGCCTGGATATCCGAAAACAGTGAAACCCTCGCCGGAAAAAAAGTCCTGCTTTGCCTTTCCGGCAGGGGCGACAAGGACATGGAAGCCCTGCTGGAAGAGAGGAGTTAA
- the trpF gene encoding N-(5'-phosphoribosyl)anthranilate isomerase translates to MKPSLKIKICGFTRVEDALEACALGVDLLGFNFVPGSSRYLSPYTARAIFDELPPFVDKVGIFAGEEVNMVNDLFTFLDLDALQLHGDEDMGYCRKIKAPFIKAVRVGGPRDLEGLEDFGACAYLLDARVAGELGGTGAVFNWDHAVDACRKHRIFIAGGLSPDNVGRAVRKLSPYGIDAASGVESSPGIKDSVLMERFVREARCASMGNGGGCRNVAC, encoded by the coding sequence ATGAAACCCTCACTGAAGATAAAGATCTGCGGTTTTACAAGGGTTGAAGATGCCCTTGAGGCGTGTGCCCTGGGAGTAGATCTGTTGGGTTTTAACTTTGTCCCGGGGAGCAGCAGATATCTGAGCCCTTACACTGCCAGGGCCATCTTTGACGAACTGCCGCCCTTCGTCGACAAGGTCGGAATATTTGCCGGGGAGGAAGTAAACATGGTCAATGACCTTTTTACCTTCCTTGATCTCGATGCGCTTCAGCTTCACGGAGATGAGGACATGGGATACTGTCGGAAAATCAAGGCGCCTTTTATCAAGGCGGTACGGGTGGGAGGACCTCGCGATCTGGAGGGGCTTGAAGATTTCGGCGCGTGCGCATATCTTCTGGATGCCAGGGTGGCTGGAGAACTGGGAGGAACCGGGGCCGTCTTCAACTGGGACCATGCTGTGGACGCGTGTCGAAAGCACAGGATTTTCATTGCCGGTGGGCTGTCACCCGACAACGTGGGCCGTGCGGTGAGGAAGCTTTCGCCTTACGGAATCGACGCCGCCTCCGGGGTGGAATCGTCACCGGGGATAAAAGATAGCGTGCTTATGGAGAGATTCGTCAGGGAGGCCAGGTGCGCTTCCATGGGAAACGGGGGAGGCTGCCGAAATGTTGCGTGCTAG
- the trpC gene encoding indole-3-glycerol phosphate synthase codes for MKNSFLQTAGKAAAVNTLAWKERFGQAESCKRRPGPPFLPGNGEGCGIIAEVKLKSPSRGALIEVTRAMDLPEKYESGGAEAVSVVVEERHFGGSPELFGEVAARTQLPLLWKDFVIDPFQIGLAARLGASGILLIAGLLPGDALPGMIEGCRREGLRPLVEVHDEDELSAAIDGGADLVGVNNRNLVTLEVDTGLSERLAPFVGGPVQGVAESGFHRAEDIRRMRDLGYRAVLVGEALIRADELEKKLGAMVGAGRRG; via the coding sequence ATGAAAAACAGTTTTCTCCAAACGGCCGGTAAAGCAGCCGCTGTTAACACATTGGCATGGAAGGAACGCTTCGGCCAGGCGGAAAGTTGTAAGCGAAGGCCCGGACCGCCTTTTCTCCCCGGCAACGGCGAAGGGTGCGGCATCATAGCCGAGGTAAAGCTGAAAAGCCCGTCCCGTGGGGCGCTTATTGAGGTGACCCGGGCTATGGACCTGCCGGAGAAATACGAGTCGGGGGGCGCAGAGGCGGTGAGCGTGGTCGTGGAGGAACGTCATTTCGGCGGGTCGCCGGAGCTCTTCGGGGAGGTGGCCGCCAGAACACAGCTGCCCCTCCTGTGGAAGGATTTTGTAATAGACCCCTTCCAGATCGGGTTGGCCGCCCGGTTGGGCGCCTCGGGCATTCTCCTCATTGCGGGCCTGCTTCCGGGCGATGCCCTTCCAGGGATGATCGAGGGATGCCGGCGTGAGGGCCTGCGGCCTTTAGTTGAGGTGCACGACGAGGATGAGCTTTCCGCGGCCATTGACGGGGGCGCTGACCTCGTCGGGGTCAACAACCGCAATCTGGTAACCCTGGAGGTGGACACCGGCCTCTCAGAAAGGTTGGCTCCTTTCGTCGGCGGTCCGGTCCAGGGCGTTGCCGAGAGCGGCTTTCACCGGGCTGAGGATATCAGAAGGATGAGGGATCTTGGCTACAGGGCGGTCCTGGTCGGGGAGGCGCTTATCCGGGCCGACGAATTGGAGAAAAAGCTGGGCGCCATGGTCGGCGCCGGGAGGAGAGGATGA
- the trpD gene encoding anthranilate phosphoribosyltransferase, which yields MMREMLARVTSGENLDTGSMVAAVSTIMDGEVSHTQMGAFLTALKVRGETEEEIAGAAMALRSRSVAFPGGNLSDALDTCGTGGDGAGTVNVSTLAALTAAGAGARVAKHGNRSVSSRCGSADLLAALGVKTDTSPQVAARCLDEARFAFLFAPIYHPAMKAVAPVRKDLGFRTLFNLVGPLCNPAGVNRQLLGVFSEDLVPLMAGVLLRLGTKRAMVVSSEDGLDEISVSSPTTVAEVMEGRGIQMRTLEPEDYGIKRAKQGALRGGTPEENAVISLEILRGSHGPMRDAVLLNTAAALEVAGVAGDMHEGLDLATRSIDRGLAMGVLEKVKLITSQEAVNATNKT from the coding sequence ATGATGCGTGAAATGTTGGCCCGTGTGACAAGCGGGGAAAATCTGGACACGGGATCCATGGTGGCCGCGGTCAGCACCATTATGGACGGAGAGGTCTCACACACCCAGATGGGAGCGTTCCTGACGGCTCTGAAGGTTCGGGGAGAGACGGAAGAGGAGATTGCCGGAGCGGCCATGGCGCTTCGGAGCCGGTCTGTTGCGTTTCCCGGCGGCAATCTGAGTGATGCCCTCGATACCTGCGGGACCGGCGGGGACGGGGCGGGAACCGTCAACGTATCCACCCTCGCCGCACTGACAGCGGCCGGCGCCGGTGCCAGGGTGGCCAAACACGGGAACCGGTCCGTTTCCAGCAGGTGCGGCAGCGCCGATCTGCTGGCAGCGCTCGGGGTTAAAACCGACACCTCTCCACAGGTGGCCGCCCGGTGTCTTGACGAGGCCCGGTTCGCTTTCCTGTTTGCCCCTATCTACCACCCGGCCATGAAGGCTGTTGCCCCGGTGAGAAAGGACCTTGGATTCAGAACACTGTTTAACCTTGTTGGCCCCCTCTGCAATCCTGCGGGGGTCAACAGGCAGTTGCTGGGAGTTTTCAGCGAGGACCTGGTCCCGCTGATGGCGGGCGTTCTTTTAAGGCTGGGAACAAAAAGGGCAATGGTCGTTTCTTCGGAGGACGGCCTGGACGAGATCTCAGTCAGTTCCCCCACAACCGTCGCAGAGGTTATGGAAGGGAGAGGGATCCAGATGCGGACCCTGGAACCCGAAGACTACGGGATCAAACGGGCGAAACAAGGCGCGCTCCGGGGCGGCACGCCGGAGGAAAATGCCGTGATCTCCCTGGAGATACTTCGGGGAAGCCACGGGCCCATGAGGGACGCGGTACTTCTCAATACAGCCGCAGCCCTCGAGGTGGCCGGCGTCGCGGGAGATATGCACGAAGGCCTTGATCTGGCGACACGTTCCATAGACCGTGGTTTGGCCATGGGAGTTCTGGAGAAGGTGAAGTTGATAACTTCTCAGGAAGCCGTCAACGCGACCAATAAAACATAA
- the pabA gene encoding aminodeoxychorismate/anthranilate synthase component 2, producing the protein MILIIDNYDSFTYNIFQAVSTLDPEVVVIRNDGLTPDELEKMQLSHMVVSPGPGRPEGAGVSKEAIRRMAGKIPILGVCLGHQAIGEVFGGEVVRASRIMHGKSSAITHGGDGIFEGLPVPFEAIRYHSLALSQRSIPETLEVTATADDGEVMGVRHRRMTVEGVQFHPESFGSPGGIKIFRNFLKLKGGVRHDA; encoded by the coding sequence ATGATCCTGATCATAGATAACTACGATTCATTCACCTACAATATTTTCCAGGCTGTGAGCACCCTGGATCCGGAGGTAGTGGTCATAAGAAACGATGGGCTGACCCCGGATGAACTGGAGAAGATGCAGTTGAGCCACATGGTGGTGTCGCCGGGCCCGGGCCGTCCGGAGGGGGCAGGAGTGAGCAAGGAGGCCATCCGCCGGATGGCCGGCAAAATCCCGATTCTCGGGGTGTGTCTCGGGCACCAGGCCATCGGCGAGGTTTTCGGAGGTGAGGTGGTTCGCGCTTCCCGCATTATGCATGGGAAATCTTCAGCTATCACCCATGGAGGGGATGGGATTTTCGAAGGTCTCCCCGTTCCGTTCGAGGCGATCCGTTATCATTCCCTGGCCTTGAGCCAAAGGAGCATCCCCGAAACACTTGAGGTCACAGCGACAGCTGACGACGGGGAGGTAATGGGAGTTCGGCATCGCCGGATGACAGTCGAGGGGGTCCAATTCCATCCGGAGTCCTTCGGCAGCCCGGGAGGAATAAAGATTTTCAGGAATTTTCTGAAGCTTAAAGGAGGAGTACGTCATGATGCGTGA
- the trpE gene encoding anthranilate synthase component 1 translates to MKTATTHRARDMHLKCAYRELPFEMGEMPELDRALGPLGSIGFLESREGTEKWARYGIAAARPLFALEGTKNRYLLRDFDGNVTEGFAEDPLSLLRSLEPDGYIPAGLSSFRYVGGWLGFLGYEAAERFEGIPRAANDDLDLPDYAFFIPSILILKDAVQRRLVLVAWARDDESAEELVAVAGSLLHEHQGEPLEDPSVDLARVAESSCPKDLFLRDVARARDLIDDGELIQVVLSRRWEVSPSPSPEEVYRSLSNLNPSPYHFYLRFPGGVLLGASPELLVRRENDTLTVRPIAGTRRRGNNREEDLAQAADLLADPKERAEHIMLVDLGRNDLGRVSASGSVEVTRRMEVESFSHVMHLVSEVRSYIAAGKDSYDALRAAFPAGTVSGAPKVRAMQLISEMEPVVRGPYAGGVGYFDVRGNMDFCITIRSVFFSGERAYIQSGAGIVADSVPEKECDEIQAKAEAMFRAFGNVRVL, encoded by the coding sequence ATGAAAACAGCAACTACTCACAGGGCGCGGGACATGCATTTAAAATGCGCCTACAGGGAACTCCCTTTTGAAATGGGCGAAATGCCCGAACTGGACAGGGCGCTGGGTCCGCTGGGGTCCATAGGGTTCCTGGAGAGCCGGGAGGGCACGGAGAAATGGGCCCGTTACGGCATCGCCGCGGCCCGTCCCCTGTTTGCACTTGAGGGCACGAAGAACAGGTACCTCCTCAGGGATTTTGACGGAAACGTCACGGAAGGGTTTGCGGAGGACCCCCTCTCCCTGCTCCGTTCCCTGGAGCCTGACGGCTATATTCCTGCAGGGCTTTCCTCTTTCAGGTATGTAGGCGGATGGCTCGGTTTCCTGGGATACGAAGCGGCTGAACGTTTCGAGGGAATTCCCCGCGCGGCCAACGACGATCTCGACCTGCCCGACTATGCTTTCTTCATCCCCTCAATCCTCATCCTGAAGGATGCGGTTCAAAGACGGCTGGTGTTGGTGGCGTGGGCCCGTGATGACGAGAGCGCTGAGGAACTGGTCGCGGTGGCCGGATCCCTGCTCCACGAACATCAGGGGGAGCCGTTGGAAGATCCCTCCGTAGATCTGGCTCGGGTGGCTGAATCCTCCTGTCCCAAAGACCTGTTTCTTCGGGATGTGGCCAGGGCCAGGGATTTGATCGACGATGGCGAGCTGATACAGGTGGTCCTTTCCCGGCGATGGGAGGTATCCCCTTCTCCATCCCCGGAGGAGGTCTATCGGTCCCTGTCGAACCTCAACCCATCGCCATACCATTTTTATCTCCGATTCCCGGGCGGGGTGCTGTTGGGCGCGTCACCTGAACTCTTAGTCAGAAGGGAGAACGACACATTGACGGTACGGCCCATCGCCGGGACCAGGAGAAGGGGAAACAACAGGGAGGAGGACCTTGCCCAGGCTGCCGATCTTCTCGCTGACCCAAAGGAGCGGGCGGAACACATCATGCTGGTGGATCTGGGGAGAAATGATCTTGGACGGGTTTCAGCCTCCGGATCTGTGGAGGTCACCCGCAGGATGGAGGTCGAGTCCTTTTCCCACGTCATGCATCTCGTCTCGGAGGTCCGTTCATACATCGCCGCAGGCAAAGATTCCTACGATGCACTTCGCGCAGCCTTTCCGGCGGGTACCGTCTCCGGGGCGCCCAAGGTGAGAGCCATGCAACTCATATCGGAGATGGAACCGGTGGTCCGTGGGCCCTACGCCGGGGGCGTGGGGTATTTCGATGTCAGGGGGAACATGGATTTCTGCATCACGATCCGATCGGTCTTCTTCTCCGGGGAACGCGCCTATATTCAATCGGGAGCGGGGATCGTGGCGGACTCCGTGCCGGAGAAGGAGTGCGATGAAATACAGGCGAAGGCGGAGGCCATGTTTCGGGCCTTCGGGAATGTGAGGGTGCTCTAA